One window of Erpetoichthys calabaricus chromosome 1 unlocalized genomic scaffold, fErpCal1.3 SUPER_1_unloc_1, whole genome shotgun sequence genomic DNA carries:
- the LOC114642640 gene encoding histone H4-like, which produces MSGRGKGGKGLGKGGAKRHRKVLRDNIQGITKPAIRRLARRGGVKGISGPIYEETRGVLKVFLENVIRDAVTYTKHAKRKTVTAIVVVYALQGRTLYGFGGYDMS; this is translated from the coding sequence ATGTCCGGTCGCGGAAAAGGAGGAAAGGGCCTTGGCAAAGGTGGTGCTAAGCGCCATCGTAAAGTTCTTCGTGACAATATCCAGGGTATAACAAAGCCTGCCATTCGCCGCTTAGCTCGTCGAGGTGGAGTAAAAGGAATTTCTGGCCCGATATACGAAGAAACTCGCGGAGTGCTTAAGGTTTTTCTGGAGAATGTGATTCGAGATGCCGTTACTTACACAAAACACGCAAAAAGGAAAACCGTCACTGCTATTGTTGTCGTCTATGCGTTACAAGGTCGGACACTATATGGTTTTGGGGGTTACGATATGAGCTAG